From the Lathyrus oleraceus cultivar Zhongwan6 chromosome 4, CAAS_Psat_ZW6_1.0, whole genome shotgun sequence genome, one window contains:
- the LOC127073147 gene encoding cell wall / vacuolar inhibitor of fructosidase 1-like translates to MLKSLTLLVLILCTTLVVTHSRVIEPNDANTVRQTCSKTPNSALCIQYLNADPKSSTADVNGLALIMVNVIKSKANIAVNKINQLKGSIPPAQKVALKSCADKYNAILVADVPQATEALQKGDPKFAVDAANDAAIEANGCENGFSGKSPLTAENNVVRDASAITSAICRLLL, encoded by the coding sequence ATGTTGAAATCATTGACATTATTGGTTCTCATCTTGTGCACCACTCTTGTTGTAACTCACTCCCGAGTTATTGAACCAAATGATGCTAATACAGTCCGACAAACTTGTAGTAAGACTCCAAATTCTGCATTGTGCATTCAGTACCTAAATGCAGACCCAAAAAGCTCCACCGCAGATGTGAATGGTTTAGCACTAATAATGGTTAATGTTATAAAGAGCAAAGCAAACATTGCAGTAAACAAAATCAATCAACTTAAAGGAAGTATTCCTCCCGCTCAAAAGGTAGCACTTAAGTCTTGTGCTGATAAATACAATGCAATTTTGGTAGCAGATGTTCCACAAGCAACCGAAGCTTTGCAAAAAGGAGACCCTAAGTTTGCAGTAGATGCTGCAAATGATGCTGCTATTGAAGCCAATGGTTGTGAGAATGGCTTCTCTGGAAAATCACCACTCACAGCTGAAAACAATGTAGTGCGTGATGCATCTGCCATAACATCAGCTATATGTAGATTGTTGCTCTAG